A part of Streptomyces sp. NBC_01235 genomic DNA contains:
- a CDS encoding sugar ABC transporter substrate-binding protein, which translates to MSSRPGRAVRRALTSIVPVSALLALAACGTEATPAADSAKAAASDSPGLIAARKAVETYSEHPDRIPVTEPVGKKIPSDKKIDFILCGVQSCQDLANFFTAGANQLGWQVKQIATQGTPESVQAAYEQVLRDKPDAVVSSGFPRAVYAKQLAQLKAAGIPVIQSNADDVVGDGISLLKNAPDDVAVQGEMLASWVVSDSNAQADAVYFDLPAYTILKPVKDTFAAKYKEWCEGCALDTVDVPITSIGKDIPDRVVSYLRSHPKVTHVVFSLGLLNVGVPAALKTAGITGKHIAVNVGDAQNYQYIQSGLSDAAMALNSHEAAWLQVDALARHFTGQSMDVDQKAVLPNMLITKDNLPPQLGDFPIVEDYQKQFEALWGLS; encoded by the coding sequence ATGAGTTCCAGACCCGGCCGCGCGGTCCGTCGCGCGCTCACCTCGATCGTCCCCGTCAGTGCCCTGCTCGCCCTGGCGGCGTGCGGCACCGAGGCGACTCCGGCCGCCGATTCCGCCAAGGCGGCGGCCTCGGACTCCCCCGGCCTGATCGCCGCCCGCAAGGCCGTGGAGACGTACTCCGAGCACCCGGACCGGATCCCGGTCACCGAGCCGGTGGGCAAGAAGATCCCCTCGGACAAGAAGATCGACTTCATTCTGTGCGGCGTGCAGTCCTGCCAGGACCTGGCCAACTTCTTCACCGCCGGCGCCAACCAGCTCGGCTGGCAGGTGAAGCAGATCGCCACCCAGGGCACGCCGGAGTCCGTCCAGGCCGCCTACGAACAGGTGCTGCGCGACAAGCCGGACGCCGTCGTCTCCTCCGGATTCCCGCGCGCGGTGTACGCCAAGCAGCTGGCGCAGCTGAAGGCGGCGGGCATCCCGGTCATCCAGTCGAACGCCGACGACGTGGTGGGCGACGGCATCTCCCTGCTCAAGAACGCGCCCGACGATGTCGCCGTCCAGGGCGAGATGCTCGCCTCCTGGGTGGTGTCCGACAGCAACGCCCAGGCCGACGCCGTCTACTTCGACCTGCCCGCCTACACCATCCTCAAGCCCGTCAAGGACACGTTCGCGGCCAAGTACAAGGAGTGGTGCGAGGGCTGCGCGCTGGACACCGTCGACGTGCCGATCACCTCGATCGGCAAGGACATACCGGACCGGGTGGTGTCGTACCTCCGCTCGCACCCGAAGGTGACCCACGTCGTCTTCTCACTGGGGCTGCTCAACGTGGGTGTCCCGGCCGCGTTGAAGACCGCCGGCATCACCGGAAAGCACATCGCCGTGAACGTCGGTGACGCGCAGAACTACCAGTACATCCAGAGCGGCCTCAGCGACGCCGCGATGGCACTGAACTCGCACGAGGCCGCGTGGCTCCAGGTCGACGCGCTGGCCCGCCACTTCACCGGCCAGTCCATGGACGTGGACCAGAAGGCGGTGCTGCCCAACATGCTGATCACCAAGGACAACCTCCCGCCGCAGCTCGGTGACTTCCCGATCGTCGAGGACTACCAGAAGCAGTTCGAGGCGCTGTGGGGACTGAGTTGA
- a CDS encoding ThuA domain-containing protein, whose translation MGGPAGRLDAVLVCGGRWHDVDYARLRLLELLGEHPRVRTTVYQDYDCVAALEKADLLVTYTCDVRPRPAQRAALARFVERGGHWLALHGTNSVIEPSTSGGPRVFTTPRLLGDVAQVLGSQFLAHPPIEPYEVLVTRPGHPLVAGIRPFTVTDELYVCELHGELEVLLHAEYTGPCRGFAEGDTAARDRAPRPVLYLRRHGLGEVCYFTLGHCRGRYDIQDLGVDDTGRVDRGPWETPEFLTVLRRCVERAVGGRSPAGERAGA comes from the coding sequence GTGGGGGGCCCGGCCGGCCGCCTGGACGCCGTACTGGTCTGCGGCGGCCGGTGGCACGACGTCGACTACGCGCGGCTCCGGCTGCTGGAGCTGCTCGGTGAGCATCCACGGGTGCGCACCACCGTGTATCAGGACTACGACTGCGTGGCCGCGCTCGAGAAGGCCGACCTGCTGGTCACCTACACCTGTGACGTCCGGCCCCGCCCGGCGCAGCGGGCCGCACTGGCCCGGTTCGTCGAGCGGGGCGGGCACTGGCTCGCCCTGCACGGCACCAACTCGGTGATCGAGCCGTCGACGAGTGGCGGGCCGAGGGTGTTCACCACTCCGCGGCTGCTCGGGGATGTGGCGCAGGTGCTCGGCAGCCAGTTCCTCGCCCACCCGCCGATCGAGCCGTACGAGGTGCTGGTGACCCGGCCCGGCCACCCCCTGGTCGCGGGGATCAGGCCTTTCACGGTCACCGACGAGCTGTACGTGTGCGAGCTGCACGGGGAGCTGGAGGTGCTGCTGCACGCCGAGTACACGGGGCCGTGCCGCGGTTTCGCCGAGGGCGACACGGCGGCCCGCGACCGCGCGCCCCGTCCGGTGCTGTACCTCAGGCGGCACGGCCTCGGCGAGGTCTGCTACTTCACCCTCGGCCACTGCCGGGGCCGCTACGACATCCAGGACCTCGGCGTGGACGACACCGGGCGAGTGGATCGCGGGCCATGGGAGACACCGGAGTTCCTGACGGTGCTGCGGCGCTGCGTGGAGCGCGCGGTGGGCGGGCGCAGCCCGGCGGGGGAGCGGGCCGGCGCCTGA
- a CDS encoding sugar ABC transporter ATP-binding protein, producing the protein MGTELTGPLLRVAALSKRFGGTQALKDVDLEVSPGEIHALIGPNGSGKSTLIKILAGYHHAEPGAVAELDGEPFDLGQVSASRHDRLRFVHQELGLVGELSAIDNLALSHGFARTALGNIRWPEMERRTNALVERFGLGIDVRRPLATATPVQRTVVAIAAALQGWEGRRGVLVLDEPTAVLPPGEVARLFDIVREVRDAGAGVLYVSHRMDEIFALADRVTVIRGGRRIATRPVAELTPRSLAELMAGEEMETEHRPAPPSGRTDPVLEVRDLWAGPLRGVGFDLARGERLGITGLVGSGHEIVPYAVCGAHTGQVSGTLRLPERSERWTRARDADGLGLPLVPADRALQGVIGGFSVRENLTLPLLDRLRARSGRLRRRRESALAEEWIRRVGVRTADRHPAGARITTLSGGNQQKVVMARCLAQRPPVLTLCEPTAGVDIATRLQLYDLIERQADEGMGVLVSSSDTQDLLALCTRVLVVRDGRIAREISGQDITEPALVHAMEGTE; encoded by the coding sequence GTGGGGACTGAGTTGACCGGGCCGCTGCTGCGGGTGGCCGCCCTGTCGAAGAGATTCGGCGGCACCCAGGCGCTGAAGGACGTCGACCTCGAGGTGTCGCCAGGCGAGATCCACGCCCTGATCGGGCCCAACGGCTCCGGAAAGTCCACCCTCATCAAGATCCTCGCCGGCTACCACCACGCGGAGCCGGGCGCGGTGGCCGAACTCGACGGCGAGCCCTTCGACCTCGGCCAGGTCTCGGCCTCCCGGCACGACCGGCTCCGCTTCGTCCACCAGGAGCTGGGTCTGGTGGGCGAGTTGAGCGCCATCGACAACCTCGCCCTCAGTCACGGCTTCGCCCGCACGGCCCTCGGCAACATCCGCTGGCCGGAGATGGAGAGGCGGACCAACGCCCTCGTCGAACGGTTCGGTCTCGGCATCGACGTGCGCCGGCCCCTGGCGACGGCGACCCCGGTCCAGCGCACGGTGGTGGCCATCGCCGCTGCGCTCCAGGGCTGGGAAGGCCGCCGCGGTGTCCTGGTGCTCGACGAGCCCACCGCCGTGCTGCCGCCCGGCGAAGTGGCCCGCCTCTTCGACATCGTGCGGGAGGTCCGCGACGCCGGCGCCGGGGTGCTGTACGTCTCGCACCGGATGGACGAGATCTTCGCGCTCGCCGACCGGGTCACCGTGATCCGCGGCGGACGCCGGATCGCCACCCGCCCGGTCGCCGAGCTCACGCCGCGTTCGCTGGCGGAGCTGATGGCGGGCGAGGAGATGGAGACCGAGCACCGTCCGGCGCCCCCTTCCGGCCGTACCGACCCCGTGCTGGAGGTCCGCGACCTGTGGGCCGGACCGCTGCGGGGAGTCGGCTTCGACCTGGCCAGGGGCGAACGCCTGGGCATCACCGGTCTGGTCGGCTCCGGCCACGAGATCGTGCCGTACGCGGTGTGCGGGGCCCATACCGGGCAGGTGAGCGGCACGCTGCGGCTGCCGGAACGCTCCGAGCGGTGGACCCGGGCACGTGACGCCGACGGCCTGGGCCTGCCCCTGGTCCCGGCGGACCGGGCGCTCCAGGGGGTGATAGGCGGCTTCTCGGTCCGCGAGAACCTCACCCTGCCACTCCTGGACCGGCTGCGCGCCCGTTCCGGCCGGCTGCGCAGACGCCGCGAGTCCGCCCTGGCGGAGGAGTGGATCCGGCGGGTCGGCGTGCGTACGGCCGACCGCCATCCGGCCGGCGCCCGGATCACCACACTGAGCGGCGGCAACCAGCAGAAGGTCGTCATGGCCCGCTGTCTGGCCCAGCGCCCTCCGGTGCTGACGCTGTGCGAACCCACGGCGGGAGTGGACATCGCCACCCGCCTCCAGCTGTACGACCTGATAGAGCGTCAGGCCGATGAGGGCATGGGCGTCCTCGTGTCGTCCTCCGACACCCAGGACCTGCTCGCGCTGTGCACACGCGTCCTGGTGGTGCGGGACGGCCGGATCGCACGGGAGATCAGCGGACAGGACATCACCGAGCCCGCGCTCGTGCACGCCATGGAAGGAACCGAGTGA
- a CDS encoding NAD(P)-dependent alcohol dehydrogenase, protein MKAVQYRRVGHAPEVAEVPVPEPGPGQVLLKVTAAGLCHSDLAVMGWPEQQFPYALPMTLGHEGVGTVADVGAGVTAVAEGEAVAVYGPWGCGRCHPCAEGKENCCPHSAGLGILPPGLGSPGALAEYMLVDSPRHLVPLNGLDPVQAAPLTDAGLTPYHAIRRSLPKLLPGSTAVVIGVGGLGHLAVQLLRVLTPARVVALDVSEEKLELAGKVGAHETLLSDGEAAARIRELTGGTGAEAVLDFVGAEATLAVAAASVAVEGDVTVVGLGGGTLAVGFGGGLPFEVSASFPYWGSRTELMEVLELARQGLVSSHVETFTLEQTPEAYERLHTGDINGRAVVLPHA, encoded by the coding sequence ATGAAGGCGGTTCAGTACCGGCGGGTGGGGCACGCCCCCGAGGTCGCGGAGGTCCCGGTACCCGAACCCGGCCCGGGGCAGGTGCTGTTGAAGGTGACGGCGGCGGGACTCTGCCACTCCGACCTCGCGGTGATGGGCTGGCCCGAGCAGCAGTTTCCCTACGCTCTGCCGATGACACTCGGTCACGAGGGTGTCGGGACGGTGGCGGACGTGGGCGCCGGTGTCACGGCCGTCGCGGAGGGCGAGGCGGTGGCGGTGTACGGTCCGTGGGGCTGCGGGCGCTGCCACCCGTGTGCCGAGGGCAAGGAGAACTGCTGTCCGCACTCCGCCGGCCTCGGCATCCTGCCGCCGGGGCTCGGCTCACCCGGTGCCCTGGCCGAGTACATGCTGGTGGACTCGCCCCGCCACCTGGTCCCGCTGAACGGGCTCGATCCTGTGCAGGCGGCCCCCCTCACCGACGCCGGACTGACCCCGTATCACGCGATCCGCAGGTCGCTGCCGAAACTGCTGCCCGGCAGCACGGCGGTGGTGATCGGCGTCGGTGGGCTGGGTCATCTCGCCGTGCAGTTGTTGCGCGTGCTGACCCCGGCCCGGGTCGTCGCCCTCGACGTGAGCGAGGAGAAGCTGGAGCTGGCAGGGAAGGTCGGCGCCCATGAGACGCTGCTCTCCGACGGCGAGGCGGCGGCACGGATCCGGGAACTCACCGGCGGCACGGGAGCGGAGGCCGTCCTGGACTTCGTCGGAGCCGAGGCGACCCTGGCCGTGGCCGCCGCGTCGGTGGCGGTGGAGGGCGACGTCACGGTCGTCGGCCTCGGCGGGGGGACGCTGGCCGTCGGCTTCGGGGGCGGGCTGCCGTTCGAGGTGTCGGCCTCCTTCCCCTACTGGGGCAGCCGGACGGAGCTCATGGAGGTCCTCGAGCTCGCGCGGCAGGGTCTCGTGTCCTCCCACGTCGAGACCTTCACGCTGGAACAGACGCCCGAGGCGTACGAGCGTCTGCACACCGGGGACATCAACGGCCGCGCGGTGGTACTGCCGCACGCCTGA
- a CDS encoding ABC transporter permease — MTSTPTRATELPPSVPERSEVSPPGTPVRRAAAALSFRNIGAVYVWLVIVVLFSVWAPDTFPTTITVKQVLNGNAVAGLVALSVVPPLAARVFDLSIAYTMSLTSVLTARFLASAGLGPGTAIALAMTAALLVGVVNAIVVVVLRVDSFIATLATGALIQSLITMVTNDSSITGVQLLAKPFASIAQLDVGGITLPVLYLLLAALAIWFLLEHTATGRRLYATGFNADAARLQGVRTDRLRFLTLVASALLSGFAGVVFASSVGSGSPTAGTPYLLSAYAAAFVGATQLRAGRFNAWGTVLAVLLLGTGITGLGLATSAQWAASLFTGSVLIVALVLTGGRIALPAVLRRRTGTRPDPMTNKEARG; from the coding sequence ATGACGTCCACCCCGACCCGGGCGACGGAGCTCCCGCCGTCCGTACCGGAGAGATCCGAGGTGTCCCCACCGGGGACACCGGTCCGACGGGCGGCGGCCGCCCTGTCGTTCCGGAACATCGGCGCCGTGTACGTGTGGCTGGTCATCGTCGTGCTCTTCTCCGTCTGGGCGCCCGACACGTTCCCGACCACCATCACGGTCAAGCAGGTGCTGAACGGCAACGCCGTGGCAGGCCTGGTGGCGCTCAGCGTCGTACCGCCGCTGGCCGCACGTGTCTTCGACCTCTCGATCGCCTACACCATGTCGCTCACCAGCGTGCTGACCGCCCGTTTCCTGGCCTCCGCCGGACTCGGGCCCGGCACGGCCATCGCCCTGGCGATGACCGCGGCACTGCTGGTCGGAGTCGTCAACGCAATCGTGGTGGTGGTCCTGCGCGTCGACTCGTTCATCGCCACCCTGGCCACCGGCGCGCTGATCCAGTCCCTGATCACCATGGTCACCAACGACAGCTCGATCACCGGTGTGCAGTTGCTCGCGAAGCCGTTCGCGAGCATCGCCCAGCTGGACGTCGGCGGCATCACCCTGCCGGTGCTGTATCTGCTGCTCGCCGCCCTCGCCATCTGGTTCCTGCTGGAACACACCGCCACCGGGCGGCGGTTGTACGCGACCGGCTTCAACGCCGACGCGGCCCGGCTGCAGGGGGTGCGCACCGACCGGCTGCGTTTTCTGACGCTGGTGGCCTCCGCCCTGCTCTCCGGTTTCGCCGGCGTCGTCTTCGCGTCCTCGGTCGGATCCGGATCGCCGACCGCGGGCACCCCGTATCTGCTGTCGGCGTACGCCGCCGCGTTCGTCGGGGCGACCCAGTTGCGCGCGGGCCGCTTCAACGCCTGGGGAACGGTACTCGCGGTCCTCCTGCTCGGCACGGGCATCACGGGACTCGGGCTCGCCACCAGCGCGCAGTGGGCGGCGAGCCTGTTCACCGGCTCGGTCCTCATCGTGGCGCTGGTCCTCACGGGCGGCCGGATCGCCCTGCCCGCCGTACTGCGGCGCCGGACGGGGACCCGGCCGGATCCCATGACGAACAAGGAGGCCCGAGGATGA